The following DNA comes from Rhipicephalus microplus isolate Deutch F79 chromosome 6, USDA_Rmic, whole genome shotgun sequence.
cacgaccgtgttatagcctacgcaagtcgactgctatctccagccgagcgcaactattccatcacggagcgcgagtgccttgcccttgtatgggcagtcgccgaatttcgcccatacctgtacgggcgctcattccgtgttgtcacggaccATCAGGCGCTCTGCTGgttagcctccctgaaggaccccacgggacgtctcgctcgttgggctctacgccttcaagagtacacgttctctgtaatgtacaaaatagggcgattacatcaggatgcggattgtttatcccgctaccctgttgacgaagcaaccgataccgacgctatcacggacgttttttccgtgtcgcagctgttaaacattggcgaagagcaacgtcgggatgcttctttacgagccatcattcacaaactggagtcaacgcctcgcgacccgtccgtGCGAATGTTTTTGAtaaaagacgggatcctatatcgccgcaaccttgattccttcggatcagacttactgcCTGTCATCctagcgcacctgcgttccactgtcctgcatcaacttcatgacgctcccatgatgggccatttgggcgtttctcgcacatacgatcgggtacgacgtcggttcttttggcctggacttgcccacTCTCTTCGACGCtttgtcgccgcttgtgagccctgtcagcgtcgcaaaacgccgtctacccccccccccccccagcaggctaccttcagccgatcgacgttcccaacgagcctttctttcgagtttgtctcgacctgttgggcccttttccactctccacagacggaaataagtggattgctgttgccacggactacgcgacgcggtacgcaatcacacgagcactcccgaccagctgcgctaccgacgttgcggactttttgctgtACGACAtgatattagtgcacggtgctcctcgtcaacttctcaccgacagtggccgcacgttcttatcagctgtcgttcatgaaatcttgaggtcttgccataccaagcacaaatttactacttcgtaccatccccagtcaaatggcctcacggagcgccttaacaggtccctaaccgatatgcttgccaaatacgttgcgccagaccaccatgattgggacattcttttgccgtatgtgacgtttgcctacaattcatctcgtcacaacacacccggctattcgcccttttacctactatatggccgggacccaactctacctttagacactttactacctgcggccactgaatatgctggggaagccattgcccgcgccgaccacgcacgtcaagtcgcccgtaaccgtctacaggcttcacagaaGCGCCAACAAcggctctacaattctcaccatagggacgtgcacttttctccgggttatctcgtgctcctctggtcacctactcggcgtgtgggactgtctggaAAACTGTGGTCGCCCTACACtagaccattccgtatcgttcgccaagtgacagacgtcacgtacgagattgttccaaccgatccaacaaagtcatcgtcagctccgagcgacactgTTCACGTGTCTCGGCTAAAGCTCtgttaccccccttcgacatcatctgcgtaaatttagcaccgggacggtgcttatACCGCCGGGGGTTAAGAGAGGAGGACGAAGTCAGTTTTTGTTGGATACTGGTCTGGCgtcatcttgctcgtcgagttctgtgcgctgtaaatagatccttgaacaagttactcgtaacaatatatatatatatatatatatatatatatatatatatatatatatagatagatagatagatagatagatagatagatagatagatagatagatagatcgatagatagatcgatagatacgctcaagttcGCTAAGATATGCTTTGCACTTGTAAATTTCCAGATTACACCCAATCACTATACACAACCTTCATAGATTActagaaggcatttgattcaggaGAGATAAAAGTGGTTGTTACGTTCTACCGGCCATAGGCCGGCCGCGGTGACAAGGAAATCAGTCGATGTGGCAGTGCAAAACAACCAGCCTTTATTTCGAGCTCGgaaatatatataggaaagcaagaggagagaaagaaggaaagtttTACAATGACGCATGCGCCGAGGGGCGTCATTTGGCCGGACTTGTTATCTGCAGCATTCCTTCCCCCTAGGAGCCGTAGCGTTCCACGGGCTTTCTGATTCTTGTGGACCGACGTAACTCGGGGACAGGGCTTTCGGAAAGGTCATCCGCTTCGCATTTCGGAGCATCCTGGGTGGTTCGGTGTTGTCCCTCGGGTGGCGGTTCTTCTGGAGTCGCTGTTTCTCGGCTTGCACCTGTGTCGGATGAACGTTTTCGCACCTGGTCGACATGACGTCGAACGACGCCGTCTTCCGTTGCTACAGTGACGAGACGTGCCCCACTCGTCGATTTCACTTTGCCTGGCGTCCACTTGTCCCCAACACCGTAGTTGCGCACATAGACGGCATCTCCAGGAGCGAAGTACCAACTCGCAGACTCAGCACCTGGATTCTTCGGCAATTCGTGGTTCCTGGGAGAAAAGCAAATATCCAGTCTAGTACGCAAACGGTAACCCAAAAGTAGCTCAGACGGCGAAACCCCTGAAGCTTGTGGCGAATTCCTATAGTTACAAAGAATTCTTGACAGAGCCGTTGACAGTTCTACTCCGGGCATTCTCTTCAACCCATCCTTAAGGGTTCGCACGGCGCGTTCTGCGAGCCCATTGCTTTGAGGGTGGTAAGGAGGGGTACGAATGTGCTCGATTCCATTTTTCTGCACAAATTGAGCAAATTCTGCCCCTGTAAACGGCGTACCGTTGTCGGTAACTATGGTGCGCGGTAATCCAAAACGGCTGAACAAGGTTCGCATAGAATCCACCGTTGCATTAGCGGTTGCTCGCGATACTGGAATGGCTTCTATCCAATTGCTGTGTGCATCCACGATTACCAACAGCATTTTGTTGGAAATAGGTCCTGCGTAATCTGCGTGCAACCGCGACCACCTCTCACGCGAAATTGGCCAACTGACGCGGTTCCGTTCCGGGGGCATAGGCAAAGCTTGCACACAATTTTTGCAGTCTGAAGCGGCCCTCTGGATGTCTTGATCCAGACCGGGCCACCAAAAGCTAACCCTTGCCCTTGTCTTCATGGTGGACGCTCCCTGATGCGATTCGTGCAACAATTTCAATAGCTTCTCACGCGCCGTTCTTGGTATCACTACCCGATGGCCCCAGAATAACATGCCCTTCTCGACAGACAACTCATGTCGCCTTTTCCAGTATTCGACCATTTCTCTGCTGTCACCCGCGACGGAAGGCCATCCTTCAGTCACGTACCTACATACTTCTTGTAAAACGGCGTCCGCTTCTGTGAGTGCTTGAAGTTCTTTGTGCGAAACCGCGGGCTCGTCCAGCTGGTCAATGAGAAGCACCATTTCCGTGAGGTTTTCCGTTTCTGCTTCCGGCTCCTGCAAGGATTGTGGTAAGCGGCTTAGGGCATCAGAGATTAACATCTGACTGCCGGGTTTACAAATAAGCTTGTATTTATACGCGCCGAGCAAAAGCGCCCATCGCTGAATGCGTGCGGCAGCCATAACAGAAGTCTGACGGTCCGGTCTCAGTAGCCCCAGCAAAGGACGGTGATCTGTTACTAACGTGAACTCCCGACCCAAGAGGTAATCGCGGAACCGTGTCACGCCAAACACTAAGGCTAAAGCTTCTCGCTCGATTTGAGAGTACTTCATTTCAGCTGAGGTGAGCGTTCGTGACCGGAACCCAATTGGCCTGTCTTCGCCATTTATACGGTGAAACAGGGTAGCACCGACACCGTAAGGGGAAGCGTCGCATTCCAGCAGCAACTCCAGCTGCGGATCAAAATACGTTAGCACTGGGGCCGAACACAAAGCGCTCTTTGCCTTCTGAAATGCCGAGTTTTCTTTCGTGTGCCAAACCCATTTTGCGCCTTTTTCAAGAAGCTTATACAAAGGTGCAAGCACAGTGGAAAGATTTGGCAGAAACTTATTGTAAAAAGTGACCATTCCTAAAAAGGATCGCAACTCAGCAACATTTCGTGGCAACGGGGCCAGTCTGATTGCGTCGACGTTCTTTTCGAGCGGATGTAGTCCCT
Coding sequences within:
- the LOC142765205 gene encoding uncharacterized protein LOC142765205 isoform X2 translates to MAHQLPEFEDAKDKWQAYLVKVEAYFEANDVKDDAKKRALLVAALGTKTIEILNGKVAPKKPNALTYAEVVQTLNSYYDPVPNEISESFKFFHRCQQEGESVHAFIVAIRQMAQNCNFSTMLDRMIRDRIVCGVRSKNLQKQLLAKKDLNLQEAEALALAAESAERDSQGITSDKEQASLLKLSAQYESRAKTAGVQQCNCCGKQGHRTNACRLIQRRCFKCTRRGHLARMCAVNDKTSRMLAVTAQATETEDSDNSASQIWSLTTKRSLIPPIRKEFAWNGIQVTMDIDTGSPVCVIPKSIYETYCHQWPQLQKSELQLSCYLGRLPLLGAITMPVSYEGTTVQCTLTVLDCEGPSLCGRDLLKKLTDECIQVLNVYPQPSRSSQAQEVIPKLLQKNADLFTEGTGLMKGPPARLHIKTGSTPKFFKEPEAETENLTEMVLLIDQLDEPAVSHKELQALTEADAVLQEVCRYVTEGWPSVAGDSREMVEYWKRRHELSVEKGMLFWGHRVVIPRTAREKLLKLLHESHQGASTMKTRARVSFWWPGLDQDIQRAASDCKNCVQALPMPPERNRVSWPISRERWSRLHADYAGPISNKMLLVIVDAHSNWIEAIPVSRATANATVDSMRTLFSRFGLPRTIVTDNGTPFTGAEFAQFVQKNGIEHIRTPPYHPQSNGLAERAVRTLKDGLKRMPGVELSTALSRILCNYRNSPQASGVSPSELLLGYRLRTRLDICFSPRNHELPKNPGAESASWYFAPGDAVYVRNYGVGDKWTPGKVKSTSGARLVTVATEDGVVRRHVDQVRKRSSDTGASRETATPEEPPPEGQHRTTQDAPKCEADDLSESPVPELRRSTRIRKPVERYGS